One window of Arvicola amphibius chromosome 6, mArvAmp1.2, whole genome shotgun sequence genomic DNA carries:
- the Fgfr4 gene encoding fibroblast growth factor receptor 4 — translation MLLSALLSILLGTPALFLEASEEMELEPCLAPTLEQQEQVLTVALGQSVRQCCGRTERGGHWYKEGSRLASAGRVRGWRGRLEIASFFPEDAGQYLCLARGSMTVLHNLTLIVVDSLTSINNDGDPKTLSGSSSGHVYPQQAPYWTHPQRMEKKLHAVPAGNTVKFRCPAAGNPMPTIHWLKDGQAFHGENRIGGIRLRHQHWSLVMESVVPSDRGTYTCLVENSLGSIRYSYLLDVLERSPHRPILQAGLPANTTAVVGSNVELLCKVYSDAQPHIQWLKHIVINGSSFGADGFPYVQVLKTTDINSSEVEVLYLRNVSAEDAGEYTCLAGNSIGLSYQSAWLTVLPEEDVTWTAAASEARYTDIILYVSGSLALAVLLLLTGVYHRQAFHGHHSRQPATVQKLSRFPLARQFSLESGSSGKSSLALVRGVRLSSSGPPLLTGLVNLDLPLDPLWEFPRDRLVLGKPLGEGCFGQVVRAEAYGMDPSQPDQTSTVAVKMLKDNASDKDLADLVSEMEVMKLIGRHKNIINLLGVCTQEGPLYVIVECAAKGNLREFLRARRPPGPDLSPDGPRSSDGPLSFPALVSCAYQVARGMQYLESRKCIHRDLAARNVLVTEDDVMKIADFGLARGVHHIDYYKKTSNGRLPVKWMAPEALFDRVYTHQSDVWSFGILLWEIFTLGGSPYPGIPVEELFSLLREGHRMDRPPNCPPELYGLMRECWHAAPSQRPTFKQLVEALDKVLLAVSEEYLDLRLTFGPYSPSNGDASSTCSSSDSVFSHDPLPLEPSPFPLLGVQT, via the exons ATGCTGCTCTCGGCCCTACTGAGCATCCTTCTGGGGACACCAGCCTTGTTCCTCGAGGCCTCTGAGGAAATGGAGCTGG AGCCCTGCCTAGCCCCGACCCTGGAGCAGCAAGAGCAGGTGTTGACTGTGGCCCTGGGGCAGTCCGTGAGGCAGTGCTGTGGGCGTACTGAGCGCGGTGGTCACTGGTACAAGGAGGGCAGTCGCCTAGCATCTGCTGGACGAGTACGGGGCTGGAGGGGTCGCCTGGAGATTGCCAGCTTCTTCCCTGAGGACGCTGGCCAATACCTCTGCCTGGCACGTGGTTCTATGACTGTCTTACACAATCTTACCTTGATTGTGGTTG ACTCCTTAACCTCCATCAATAATGATGGGGATCCCAAGACCCTCAGCGGCTCCTCAAGTGGGCATGTTTACCCCCAGCAAG CACCCTACTGGACACACCCCCAACGCATGGAGAAGAAACTGCATGCAGTACCTGCCGGGAACACAGTCAAATTTCGTTGTCCAGCTGCAGGCAACCCCATGCCCACTATCCACTGGCTCAAGGATGGACAGGCCTTCCACGGGGAGAATCGCATCGGAGGCATTCGG CTGCGCCACCAACACTGGAGCCTGGTGATGGAAAGTGTGGTGCCCTCAGACCGTGGCACATACACGTGCCTCGTGGAGAACTCCCTGGGCAGCATTCGCTACAGCTATCTGTTGGATGTGCTGG AGCGGTCCCCGCACCGGCCCATCCTGCAGGCGGGGCTCCCAGCCAACACCACAGCTGTGGTTGGCAGCAATGTGGAGCTGCTGTGTAAGGTGTACAGTGACGCCCAGCCCCACATCCAGTGGCTGAAGCATATCGTTATCAACGGCAGCAGTTTTGGCGCCGACGGCTTCCCATACGTACAAGTCCTAAAG ACAACAGACATcaatagctcagaggtagaggtCCTGTATCTGAGGAATGTGTCGGCGGAGGATGCGGGAGAGTATACCTGCCTGGCGGGCAACTCCATTGGCCTTTCCTACCAGTCAGCTTGGCTCACGGTGCTACCAG AGGAGGACGTCACGTGGACAGCAGCGGCGTCTGAGGCCAGATACACAGACATCATCCTCTATGTGTCAGGCTCACTGGCTCTGGCTGTGCTCTTGCTGCTGACGGGGGTCTATCACCGACAAGCGTTCCACGGCCACCACTCCCGCCAGCCTGCCACTGTACAAAAGCTGTCCCGTTTCCCTTTGGCACGCCAG TTCTCTTTGGAGTCGGGGTCCTCTGGCAAATCAAGCCTGGCCCTGGTGAGAGGCGTCCGGTTGTCCTCCAGTGGCCCGCCCTTGCTCACGGGCCTTGTGAATCTAGACCTACCTCTAGACCCACTTTGGGAGTTCCCCCGGGACAG GCTGGTGCTCGGAAAGCCCCTGGGCGAGGGCTGCTTTGGGCAAGTGGTTCGCGCAGAAGCATACGGCATGGACCCCTCTCAACCTGACCAAACCAGCACTGTGGCTGTGAAGATGCTGAAAG ACAATGCCTCCGACAAGGATCTGGCAGACCTGGTATCCGAGATGGAGGTGATGAAGCTAATCGGCAGACACAAGAATATCATCAACCTGCTAGGTGTCTGCACTCAGGAAG GGCCCCTGTATGTGATTGTGGAATGTGCCGCCAAGGGAAACCTTCGGGAATTCCTCCGTGCCCGGCGCCCCCCAGGCCCTGACCTCAGCCCTGATGGGCCTCGGAGCAGTGATGGGCCGCTCTCCTTCCCGGccctggtctcctgtgcctaccAGGTGGCCCGAGGCATGCAGTATCTGGAGTCTCGGAAG TGCATCCACCGGGACCTGGCTGCCCGAAATGTACTGGTGACTGAGGACGATGTGATGAAGATCGCTGACTTCGGGCTGGCCCGTGGCGTCCACCATATTGACTACTATAAGAAAACCAGCAAT GGCCGCCTGCCAGTCaagtggatggctcctgaggccTTGTTTGATcgtgtatacacacaccagaGTGATGT GTGGTCATTTGGGATCCTGCTGTGGGAAATCTTCACCCTTGGGGGCTCCCCATACCCTGGCATCCCAGTGGAAGAACTGTTCTCACTGCTGCGAGAGGGGCACAGGATGGACCGGCCCCCGAACTGCCCCCCAGAGTT GTACGGGTTAATGAGGGAGTGTTGGCATGCGGCGCCCTCCCAGAGGCCGACTTTTAAGCAACTGGTGGAAGCGCTAGACAAGGTCCTGCTGGCTGTCTCTGAAGAG TACCTTGACCTCCGCCTGACCTTTGGACCCTACTCTCCCTCCAATGGGGATGCCAGCAGCACCTGCTCCTCCAGTGACTCTGTTTTCAGCCACGACCCCTTGCCACTCGAGCCAagcccctttcctctcctgggaGTGCAGACGTGA